A DNA window from Halomonas zincidurans B6 contains the following coding sequences:
- a CDS encoding FAD-dependent oxidoreductase, translating to MNAPLTILGSGMAGLGLARQLRARQPGRPITLITADGGDEYAKPLLSTGFAKRLAPGALATRSALAVADELQLVVRTYTRVEALDPAARELHIGAERLAYSELVIATGAAPQPPFAIDAALRHRRVFTINDLDDYRAFHAALTALERPARVAIVGAGLVGCEYANDLAAGGHGVALVAPESAPLARLLPEPLGRALAGELAAAGIDLHLGRSVTALAHDGSDLRLALDDGHGLDADLVLVATGLAPRRELAHAAGLETSAAGIHTDRQLRTSAPGIYALGDVACVDGINAMYVQPLQASVKALAATLAGTPSAVRYGPWPVIVKTPCCPVVALPPRTAPARWRIEGQGSDLTALAEDENERLMGFALTGACVRRKVELARAAPALLI from the coding sequence ATGAATGCACCCCTGACCATCCTCGGCAGCGGCATGGCCGGACTGGGCCTGGCTCGCCAGCTACGTGCCCGCCAGCCCGGCCGGCCGATCACCCTGATCACCGCCGACGGCGGCGACGAGTATGCCAAGCCGCTGCTCTCCACCGGCTTCGCCAAGCGCCTGGCACCGGGTGCGCTGGCCACGCGCTCGGCGCTGGCCGTGGCCGACGAACTGCAGCTGGTGGTACGCACCTATACCCGGGTCGAGGCGCTCGATCCGGCCGCGCGCGAGCTGCACATCGGGGCCGAACGGCTGGCCTACAGTGAGCTGGTGATCGCCACCGGCGCCGCGCCGCAGCCACCCTTCGCGATCGATGCGGCGCTCAGGCACCGGCGGGTGTTCACGATCAACGACCTCGACGACTATCGCGCCTTTCATGCCGCGCTCACCGCACTCGAGCGGCCGGCACGGGTCGCCATCGTCGGCGCGGGCCTGGTGGGTTGCGAGTACGCCAACGATCTGGCCGCCGGCGGACACGGCGTGGCGCTGGTGGCCCCGGAAAGCGCACCGCTGGCGCGCCTGCTGCCCGAGCCGCTGGGCCGGGCGCTGGCCGGGGAGCTGGCCGCTGCCGGCATCGATCTGCACCTGGGGCGCAGCGTGACCGCGCTCGCCCACGACGGCAGCGACCTGCGCCTGGCGCTGGACGACGGCCACGGTCTGGACGCCGATCTGGTGCTGGTCGCCACCGGCCTGGCGCCGCGCCGCGAGCTGGCGCACGCGGCCGGACTCGAGACCAGCGCGGCGGGCATCCATACCGACCGTCAGCTGCGCACCTCGGCGCCGGGGATCTACGCGCTGGGCGACGTGGCCTGCGTCGACGGGATCAATGCGATGTACGTGCAGCCGCTGCAGGCCAGCGTCAAGGCGCTGGCGGCGACGCTGGCCGGCACCCCGAGCGCGGTGCGCTACGGGCCATGGCCGGTGATCGTCAAGACGCCGTGCTGCCCGGTGGTCGCGCTGCCCCCGCGCACAGCCCCCGCGCGCTGGCGGATCGAGGGCCAAGGCAGCGATTTGACCGCGCTTGCCGAGGACGAAAACGAGCGTTTAATGGGCTTTGCGTTGACAGGCGCCTGCGTGCGGCGGAAAGTCGAACTGGCGCGGGCCGCACCGGCATTGCTAATCTAG
- a CDS encoding HU family DNA-binding protein, protein MRKPELAAAIAERADLSKDKASQVLNVILDEITGTVAKGQDVSLIGFGSFTVRERAARTGKNPQTGESLTIPASKTVAFKAGKALKDAVSK, encoded by the coding sequence ATGCGCAAGCCAGAACTCGCGGCGGCGATCGCCGAGCGTGCCGATCTTTCCAAGGACAAGGCCAGTCAGGTACTCAACGTCATCCTCGACGAGATCACCGGTACCGTGGCCAAGGGCCAGGACGTGTCATTGATCGGCTTCGGCTCCTTCACCGTGCGCGAGCGGGCGGCCCGTACCGGCAAGAACCCGCAGACCGGCGAGTCGCTGACCATCCCGGCCAGCAAGACCGTCGCCTTCAAGGCCGGCAAGGCCCTCAAGGACGCCGTCTCCAAGTAG
- the yccS gene encoding YccS family putative transporter, with amino-acid sequence MLPRLLDQPLRRLWTLDTFAYSLRVFIALVGALLVCWQLGDMAKLIPLFLGIIASALAETDDSWQGRLKALGATLACFSIAALSVEMLFGYPWAFAVGLALSTFAMTMLGAVGQRYATIAYATLILAIYTMIDLERHDSVALGELWREPLLLVIGAAWYGVISVVWCALFSRQPLKLSMALVFRELGEYLRLKALLFEPLRGLDIEARRLALAEQNGRVVNALNQAKEMIFRRLEGQRSAHKLNRYLRLYFIAQDIHERASSSHYPYGELAEAFFHHDVLFRCQRLLDQQGRGCRSLARALLMRRPFEHGQSEQALRDLSASLDYLHAQRRPEWRGLLHSLDALADNLATLEHQLSGAQNPDARDEHPDSSLYDRSPRGLRDVRDRLLSHLTPASPIFRHALRLSVTLMVGYGVLHLVHPAQGYWILLTSLFVCRPNFGATRRFLWQRIVGTVVGLVAGWALISLFPGQLIQLSIAVLAGVVFFASRTRHYIVATAAITLLVLCSFNQVGDGFGLIWPRLFDTLVGALIAGLAVMLILPDWQGRRLHRQGAETLIASVRYLREIVSQYIGGKQDDLDYRLARRNAHNADAALSTLLANVRLEPGHFRKDAEVGFRFLGHSHTLLSYLSALGAHRGETRALADDATLRQAAEAIGDDLEAIAGRLRERGTMPALDDAEARGLALQAQAMEESSEERRLLQTQLSLISRQLVALRDAAARLAAQEG; translated from the coding sequence ATGTTGCCCCGCCTGCTCGATCAGCCGCTCAGACGCCTGTGGACCCTGGATACCTTCGCCTACAGCCTGCGGGTGTTCATTGCGCTGGTCGGGGCGCTGCTGGTCTGCTGGCAGCTCGGCGACATGGCCAAGCTGATCCCGCTGTTTCTGGGCATCATCGCCAGTGCGCTGGCCGAGACCGACGACAGCTGGCAGGGCCGACTCAAGGCGCTGGGCGCGACTCTCGCCTGCTTCAGCATCGCCGCGCTGTCGGTGGAAATGCTGTTCGGCTACCCCTGGGCGTTCGCCGTGGGCCTGGCGCTGTCGACGTTCGCCATGACCATGCTCGGTGCGGTGGGCCAGCGCTACGCCACCATTGCCTACGCCACGCTGATCCTGGCGATCTATACCATGATCGATCTTGAGCGTCATGACAGCGTGGCGCTCGGCGAGCTGTGGCGCGAGCCGTTGCTGCTGGTGATCGGTGCGGCCTGGTACGGCGTGATCTCGGTGGTCTGGTGCGCGCTGTTCTCGCGCCAGCCGCTCAAGCTGAGCATGGCGCTGGTGTTTCGCGAGCTGGGCGAGTACCTGCGCCTCAAGGCGCTGTTGTTCGAACCGCTGCGCGGACTCGACATCGAGGCCCGCCGGCTGGCGCTGGCCGAGCAGAACGGCCGGGTGGTCAATGCCCTGAACCAGGCCAAGGAGATGATCTTCCGGCGCCTCGAGGGCCAGCGCAGCGCGCACAAGCTCAATCGCTACCTGCGGCTGTACTTCATCGCCCAGGACATCCACGAGCGCGCCAGCTCCTCGCACTACCCCTACGGTGAGCTGGCCGAGGCGTTCTTTCATCACGATGTGCTGTTTCGCTGCCAGCGGCTGCTCGACCAGCAGGGCCGGGGCTGCCGCTCGCTGGCCCGGGCGCTGCTGATGCGCCGGCCGTTCGAGCATGGTCAGAGCGAACAGGCGCTGCGCGATCTGAGCGCCTCGCTCGACTACCTGCATGCCCAGCGGCGCCCCGAATGGCGCGGACTGCTGCACTCGCTGGACGCGCTGGCCGACAACCTGGCCACCCTCGAGCACCAGCTGAGCGGGGCGCAGAACCCCGACGCCCGCGACGAGCATCCAGACAGCAGCCTGTACGACCGCTCGCCGCGCGGGCTGCGCGACGTGCGCGACCGCCTCCTGTCGCACCTTACCCCGGCCTCGCCGATCTTCCGTCATGCCCTGCGGTTGTCGGTGACGCTGATGGTCGGTTACGGCGTGCTGCACCTGGTGCATCCCGCCCAGGGCTACTGGATCCTGCTCACCAGCCTGTTCGTGTGCCGGCCCAATTTTGGCGCTACGCGGCGTTTCTTGTGGCAGCGCATCGTCGGCACGGTGGTCGGGCTGGTCGCCGGCTGGGCGCTGATCTCGCTGTTTCCCGGCCAACTGATCCAGTTGTCGATCGCGGTACTCGCCGGGGTGGTGTTCTTCGCCAGCCGGACGCGGCACTACATCGTCGCCACCGCCGCCATCACGCTGCTGGTGCTGTGCAGCTTCAATCAGGTGGGCGACGGCTTCGGGCTGATCTGGCCACGGCTGTTCGATACCCTGGTCGGGGCACTGATCGCCGGCCTGGCGGTGATGCTGATCCTGCCCGACTGGCAGGGCCGGCGGCTGCATCGCCAGGGTGCCGAGACGCTCATCGCCAGCGTGCGCTACCTGCGCGAGATCGTCAGCCAGTACATCGGCGGCAAGCAGGACGATCTCGACTACCGGCTGGCGCGGCGCAACGCCCACAACGCCGACGCCGCGCTGTCCACACTGCTCGCCAACGTGCGCCTGGAGCCCGGGCATTTCCGCAAGGACGCCGAGGTCGGCTTTCGCTTCCTTGGCCATTCGCACACCCTGCTCAGCTATCTTTCGGCGCTCGGCGCGCATCGCGGCGAGACCCGCGCGCTGGCCGACGACGCCACGCTGCGCCAGGCCGCCGAGGCGATCGGCGACGATCTCGAGGCGATCGCCGGGCGGCTGCGCGAACGCGGCACGATGCCGGCGCTGGATGATGCCGAAGCGCGCGGCCTGGCGCTGCAGGCCCAGGCGATGGAGGAAAGCAGCGAGGAGCGCCGCTTGCTGCAGACTCAGCTGTCATTGATCAGCCGTCAACTGGTGGCGCTGCGCGATGCGGCGGCGCGGCTGGCGGCCCAGGAGGGCTGA